gaatttacGATATTCACTGAAAGTACTGTAAGTGAATATTGTACTTTTATAACaatatttcatcaaatataaatattagcGACAAATCtcacattcatatatattttaaatagtatgttttttaatagatttaaaaaaaagtagtttgaCGAGAAAGATGAGtgatttttcatattttcaactaaatctatttttttcaaacatattcAACAAagaaatactaaaatattgggctattttagaaaaaaattgagttattaattttattagagTAGAAAAAATGGTGTATGATTCCACAAATGAATGGTCTAAAATTAatactgattttttttttatttaagtgaGTAATATTGTTGGTTTGGAATTAATTGAAACTTCAAGTGATATAAACAGATTTTTCTCGACCATATTTAGATAAAATGAGAGCAGTGATAATCCAATCATCAACCACATAATAATCAGTAAAATTAAGAAGTCAAAATGATTAGAAAATAAGTGCTTCCAAATATTCAGGATTTTTTATATACCTAATTAAGACATTTGTATATTAATCataaacatttgtttttttagcaACATGTGGTTCCTTATAAACTAAGAAGGCAAATAATAGTAATGTATGTCTAAGATCGAGAGTTTCTCATAAAGATCCGAGCTCTAGGTACAAACGGTTGGCTTGAATGATAATCTCTTAGCCTCCAAATCATATCCGATCAAAAAATTGGCCAGCGCCAAATTTCCAATTATCCCAAATTCGTCTGTCGGTGATGCAGGTGTTAATGTTAAGCAATTCACATTATTTGCCACCTTCTGAAACGTATTCACTGGCAACAAATTCACGTTAGCGCCACCGGAAAATTGTGCAGTGATAATCGGAATACCAGAGGAGGTGGCGACGTTGATGCCATCATCAAAGCATAGATCCCAAAAATTACCGGGATCCTTCACTCGCTTTGCTTTAACAACCTTGAGTAGCGACGACACGACACCATCATACAACTCCTTTGGAAGAAACGATAATGTCGTCCCACTGTCGATAATCACATTGCCTTGTTTGGCAGAGGCCATGTGACGTTCGTTGCCAATGGAAATGGCTTCCAAAGTGACGTAATAGTAAGTGACGGGGTTTTTGGAGATCAGTGGCGTTGAAACGACTCCAGGGCCAGAAACCACAGCGTTTTGGCCAAAGTTTATTTTGCCATTTGCGTGACTGAGTAACGTTGGTAAGCAATAAGAGAATCGACGGCTGATACCGGAGGTTTGGCTCATTTGTGAGACCAACGAGAGTTGACCACCACCAAGTCCAATGACACCTGAAGCAAACCCAAATCCGCCACCACTCTCATGGCCACATCCGATGACTGATTTCACAGAAGATGACCCAATGGTGATCTTTTCAAATCCCAAATCCCCCTTTGTGTAAGTTTGATCTCCGTACGTGTAACTGTAATCGCAAACCCCCTGAGCCCCACAATGGGAATCATCAATAGCTTTACAATTTTGTGAATTGCATGGCACGTGACTGAAGGATGTGGATTTGAGAGGGTCGAAAATGGGACGTGATTGTTTGTAGCATTTCAGACATGGCAAGCATTGAGCCCACATCAGATCACTGCCTGTGTCAGCCATGCCTATGTAATCAACTGGTGGGGTTCCAATAGAGACAGACATTAGATACTCGCCACTTCCTGGGGTAAGTGGGGCTTGGAGGTCAAGAGCACCATTAGTGGCAGCGCGATTGAGGAGAGTAGCGGAGCGAGACAATGAGCGGCGAAAGGCATTGGTGAGGCGATCGTAATGAGATAGAGATGAAAATTCAAGAGGGGAAAGAAGGGAATCACGGTGGAAGAGAGAGGTGGTGAAGCCATTATCACCGTTAATAATGGTTGTTTGAGAGAAGGAGATCAATAAGAGAATTAGgtggaagaagatggaaatggTAGCCACCATTGCAGATATTGGAGTGTTCTCAAAAGGGGTTAGTTCTTAGAGATGGTGATGAAGCTATAGATTTCCTTTCTgatctctctatatataaagGACTTGGTGAGAGTTTGCATGGAATTTGTGTATGATATAAATTTTCACGTACttcccatatatatatatatattaaagaagaCGATTAAATATTACAAGGTGAAATGAATACTTCTATTGAAACGAATAGAAGGAATATgaaaaaccttttttcttttgtttaagtAAAGCAAAAAAGTGTATGTATTTTGCAAGGGTAATTTAATAAggagttaattaattaacacatttacctttttttttatataaatatgcCATTGGTCCAAttatcaaacttaattaacatgacgtttatttcaattttcatttgcaatttttttaattactttttaaaattgtacttacagtaaatttgatttaagttTGATCAAATtggttatcttttttatttttgttgagtacaattaaaatttatgcaaaaaaaaatataacacgAATAATGGTTATATTTATCCCTcctataaatattaactagAGAGACTAAATCAagaataattcaattaattaccttatttactagaaaaaaaattcaaatttatcagACTTacatttactttaatttaatttttcaaaatgttattatgATTAGAGTAATTGTCATGAATAGtaacaaattgaaattatttacgcatagaaaaacaaaacttaaaatgactagaaaattataatagtttgttttttttctattttttaaaaaccctacttattgttattgttattgttattataaataaatatttgggAAGACAAATCAAATTCGACGAACCATAGTTGAAGAGAGTAATGGATGGATGGTCTGAATATTTAAGGAAGTGGGAAAACCAACGGTtcgaaatttaatttttgttaatgaCCAAAATTAAAGCTAATCTCAATTCCCTCGATTAATTGCAATTCATAAATTGACATAcagaatgaaaataaattaattatcacGAAGAATCTGTATAGTCTAAAAACGGTATACACTGTTCCAAAAACAATATAACTTCCTATTTGggaataacttttttttataattagtacgatatctttttttagaaaaaagaaatattgacTGAATAGCTATTTCTAGGAAGATTCAAATGCAAAAATGAGTgtgggttttttcttttttcacttctAAAGATTTTTCTCtgtcaaagaaagaaatatattggATATAGGTCAAggtagaaaaattataatttccaTTCCACTTAACCAATTTATGGTGGTTAAAGACATATGTCGTCATCATCAACAACTATGATCtgttaaatttagtattttatgcttcttgattttttttcagtGGAAGAACATTTAGTATTTTATCTTGTTGAACGAAGAacatttagtattttatgttcaatttacatatattataaaagaagattaattttaaaaatagtgtATCTCCATgtcttattttattcttataatttgtttGGCATATATATCTCTTTCTCATtggtaaataaaatttaactcaTTCTTATTTAATGTGAATGAAGTAATAATAGAAAgaactaagtttttttttccttcaggCAGGGGCTTAGTTAAAACTATGAAAAAAGTTTTCGaatcaatttatattctacccaagaaatttttaatttttaattttgaccaTTCACGCATAAATTAAATGCAACTATCCTAACAAGTTAACTTCAAAATAGTttgtgtaaaagaaaaaaggaatttgaGCCATAAATTAAATGTAGACCCTAAGCACAAAGTTTAGGTTTAAACGACAATATATCTCTTATTCCCAAGATCATATCCAACTTCAAAGTTAATCTGAAGCCAATGGTGGCCACCGCCATGAGCGGTTGCTTTGGAGGAGGAAGtagaagaaactaaaattgaaatggcAGCGCCCAtggattcaaattttgaataaatttcaagattttatgAGTTTTAACCTTCCAAACTCCTCCCTTTATAACAAATTAGGGTTATTTAATTAGAAGAACgactttttaatattgttcTACCgcttttatttgatattatttgaCTGTATCACATAAACatgctttttaaaataaattgaaatttactatatttacgaTATTCATTTAGAGTTAACACAGAAGGAAAATCTATAAAGAGAGCATGATGATGCTCCTATGTTACTAGataattttccatttctacAGCTTCTTAGTTAGAGCATTGTACAATGAAGTTAGTATATTTTCCcctattttaaatagcatGTTTTCTTTagtagatttttaaaaagtaggtTGATGGGAAGGATTGGTGGTTTTTCATGTTATCATctaaatcttcttcttctttttttcatacatattcaagaataaaatattgggctattttagaaatttttgagttaataattttattgtagttattttgaattgatttttaaatagatttgagtagaaaaaaaatggtatatgATTCCACAAGTAAATGGTTCAAATGATtcctgtttttctttttaagtgaGTAATATTGTTAGTTTGGAATTGTAattgaaacttcaaaattaagtgATATAAAACAGCTTTCTCTCGACCACACATTTAGATTCAGATCAGTGCAGTGATAATAGAATCCAATCATCAACTTCATAATAATCACTAGTAAAATTAAGATCAAGTTAACatgattagaaaataattgcTTCCAAATATTCAagatttcatatatatatatatatatatatatctataccTAAGATACTTGtgtattaattataaacatttgtttttttagcaACAGGTGGTTCTATATAAAGTTATAAACTAAGAaagcaaataataataatgtatatgTAGATCGAGAGTTTATAATAAAGATTCGAGTTCTAGGCACAAACGGTTGGCTTGAATGACAATCTCTTGGCCTCCAAATCATATCCGATCAAGAAATTGGCTTGCGCCAAATTTCCAATTATCCCAAATTCGGTTGTCGGCGATGCAGCTTTTAATGTCAAGCAATTCACATTATCTGCCACCTTCCGAAACGTATTAATTGGCAACAAATTCACGTTAGCGCCACCGGAAAAATGCGCAGTGATAACTGGAATACCCAAGGAGGCAGCGGCGTTGATGCCATCATCAAAGCATAGATCCAAAGAACCATGGGGATCCTTCACTCGCTTTGCTTTAACAACCTTGAGTAGCGACGAAACGACACCATCATACAATTCCTTTGGAAGAATCGTTAATGTCGTCCCACTATCGATAATCACATTGCCTTGTTTGGCAAAGGCCATGTGACGTTCGTTGCCGATGGAAATGGCTTCCAAAGTGATGTAATAGTAAGTGACGGTGTTTTTGGAGATTAGTGGCGTTGAAACGACTCCAGGGCCAGAAACCACAGCGTTTTCGCCAAAGTTTATTTTGCCATTTGCGTGACTGAGTAACGTTGGTAAGCAATAAGAGAATCGACGGCTGATACCGGAGGTTTGGCTCATTTGTGAGACCAACGAGAGTTGACCACCACCAAGTCCAATGACACCTGAAGCAAACCCAAATCCGCCACTACTCGCATGGCCGCATCCAATGACTGATTTCACAGAAGATGACCCAATGGTTATCTTTTCAAATCCCAAATCCCCCTTTGAGTAAGTTCGATCTCCGTATGTGTAACTGTAATCGCAAACCCCCTGAACCCCACAATGGCCATCATCAACAGCGTGACAGGTCTGGGTATTGCAAGGCACGTGACTGAAGGATGTGGATTTGAGAGGGTTGAAAATGGGACGTAATTGTTGGTAGCATTTCAGACATGGCAAGCACTGAGCCCATGTCAGATCACTGCCCGTGTCAGCAATGCCTAAGTAATCAACTGGTGGGGTTCCAATAGAGACGGACATTAGATACTCGCCACTTCCTGGACCAATTGAGGATTGAAGGCCAACGGCACCACTAGTGGCAGCGCGATTGAGGAGAGCAGCAGAGCGTGACAATGAGCGACGAAAGGCATTGGCGAGGCGGTCATAATGAGATAGAGATGAAAATTCAAGAGGGGAAAGAAGGGAATCACGGTGGAAGAGAGAGGTGGTGAAGCCATTATCACCATTAATAATGGTTGTTTGAGAGAAGGAGATCAAGAAGAGAATTAGATGGAAGAAGAGGGAAATGGTAGCAGCCATTGCAGATATTGGAGTGTTCTCAAAAGGGGTTAGGTCTTAGAGATGGTGATGAAGCTATAGATTTCCTTTCTGATCTCTCTATAAATAAAGGATTTAGTGAGAGTTTGCATGGAATTTGTGTATGATATAATTGTTCACGTACTTCCCATATACATTAAAGAAGACgattaaatattacaaaatgaaatgaatatatttattgaaaggaatagaaagaatatgaaaaaccttttttcttttgttcaagAAATGCAAAAAAGTGTACGTATTTTGCAAGGgtgagttaattaattaactaacttacttttttatatatatatgtgacattgttcaaattatcaaacttaattaacatgacgttcatttcaattttcttttgcaatttgtttttattttattttgtgaacaGTACATTCCATTTAAGTTTCATCAATTGCTatctttttttagtacaattaaaatttatgtaataatatagcataaataatgtttatacTTTATCCCTCCTATAAATATTACCTAGAGAAACTAAATGAAGAATAATTCGATTAATTAccttaattacttttaaaaaattcaaatttatcatcGGTATacttatttttacttttactttttttaaaatgttattattattcgAGTAATTACTATGAATAGCACCAAATTGATTTAgacatacaaaaacaaaacttaaatagattagaaaatttgataggttatttttctatattttaaaatagtttgtttatttctatttttgaaaaaacttattattattattattattattatttaaataaatgtttgggAAGACAAATCAAATTCGACGAACCATATTTGAAGGAAGAAACACACAGACACAGTAGTGGGATGGATGATCTGAATGTTTAAGGAATTAGTAAAATCAACGGTTGAAAATCTAATGTTTGTTAATGACCAAAATTAAAGCTAATCTCAATTCCCTCAATTAATTGCAATTCATAAATGGACAGTGCAGAAtggaaataaattaattgtcCAGATGAATATGTATATTCTAAAAATGATACgttaaatttagtattttatgtttcttcttttttagtgAAGATCATTAagtattttttagaaaatgaagaacatt
This is a stretch of genomic DNA from Cucumis sativus cultivar 9930 chromosome 4, Cucumber_9930_V3, whole genome shotgun sequence. It encodes these proteins:
- the LOC101206570 gene encoding probable aspartic protease At2g35615; protein product: MVATISIFFHLILLLISFSQTTIINGDNGFTTSLFHRDSLLSPLEFSSLSHYDRLTNAFRRSLSRSATLLNRAATNGALDLQAPLTPGSGEYLMSVSIGTPPVDYIGMADTGSDLMWAQCLPCLKCYKQSRPIFDPLKSTSFSHVPCNSQNCKAIDDSHCGAQGVCDYSYTYGDQTYTKGDLGFEKITIGSSSVKSVIGCGHESGGGFGFASGVIGLGGGQLSLVSQMSQTSGISRRFSYCLPTLLSHANGKINFGQNAVVSGPGVVSTPLISKNPVTYYYVTLEAISIGNERHMASAKQGNVIIDSGTTLSFLPKELYDGVVSSLLKVVKAKRVKDPGNFWDLCFDDGINVATSSGIPIITAQFSGGANVNLLPVNTFQKVANNVNCLTLTPASPTDEFGIIGNLALANFLIGYDLEAKRLSFKPTVCT
- the LOC105434401 gene encoding probable aspartic protease At2g35615 gives rise to the protein MAATISLFFHLILFLISFSQTTIINGDNGFTTSLFHRDSLLSPLEFSSLSHYDRLANAFRRSLSRSAALLNRAATSGAVGLQSSIGPGSGEYLMSVSIGTPPVDYLGIADTGSDLTWAQCLPCLKCYQQLRPIFNPLKSTSFSHVPCNTQTCHAVDDGHCGVQGVCDYSYTYGDRTYSKGDLGFEKITIGSSSVKSVIGCGHASSGGFGFASGVIGLGGGQLSLVSQMSQTSGISRRFSYCLPTLLSHANGKINFGENAVVSGPGVVSTPLISKNTVTYYYITLEAISIGNERHMAFAKQGNVIIDSGTTLTILPKELYDGVVSSLLKVVKAKRVKDPHGSLDLCFDDGINAAASLGIPVITAHFSGGANVNLLPINTFRKVADNVNCLTLKAASPTTEFGIIGNLAQANFLIGYDLEAKRLSFKPTVCA